The genomic stretch GTCAGGTGGGCAGAAACAGCGCGTGGCCATTGCCCGCTCTCTGGCTCTTCAGCCCAAGGCCATTCTGTTCGACGAGCCGACATCGGCCCTCGACCCCGAACTGGTCGGTGAGGTACTTGAGGTCATGAAGCAACTCGCCCGCGAGGGCATGACCATGATCGTGGTAACTCATGAAATGGGCTTTGCCAAAGAAGTCGCCGATCGCGTCATCTTCATTGACGAAGGCAAGGTCCAGGTGGATGCCGAACCTGAAGCGTTTTTCGCCAACCCGGAGAATCCGCGCCTGCGGGACTTCCTCGGCAAGGTCGTTTCCCACATTTAAGAGCTGACCCAATACGTAAAAAGCCCCGGATACACTCCGGGGCTTTTTTGTTACGTATAGTTGAAATCCCTACTTGGCGCCCAAAATGAGCCCCAAGGTCGCCTGCATCTTGTCCATCTCAATCGGCTTGACCACGTATCCATCCATGCCTTCTGCCATGAATTTTTCCCTATCCCCCACCATGGCGTATGCTGTAACAGCCACAATGGGAATGTCTTTGGCCCTGTCTCCAGCCTGACCTCCACGTATTGCTTTCGTGGCTTCGACTCCATCCATGACCGGCATTTGAATGTCCATCAAAACCACATCAAATGCGTCTTCCTGCAAGGCGGCTATGGCTTGACGGCCATTTTCCACGACCTCAACATGGTGACCGCTCTTTTCAAGCAAACGATTGGTAACCGTACTGTTCACCCGCTCATCTTCTGCCAGCAATATGCGAAGACCCGATAACTGGCTGCCCTGCCCGCGTGCGCTCTCAGTATCTGATACGGTTACCTCCTGCTCGGCCACGGCAAATGGGAGCGAAACATACAACGTGGTCCCCACCCCCAACTCGCTATCGATAGCAAGGGTGCCATTCATCAACTCGACAAGCCGTTTACAGATGGCAAGCCCGAGTCCGGCGCCTTGATAAGAACGCGTGTACCCTTCACTGACCTGCGTAAACGACTCGAACAACGATTCGATCTTGTCGTCCGGTATGCCGATACCCGTATCGGCAACCGTGAACAACACCCTGCACTCACCGTAGTCCATCCTGCCCTGGACATACGCCTCAAGGCTGATGCTTCCTTTTTCGGTAAATTTGTACGCATTACCGACAAGATTTGTCAGGACCTGCTGCAAACGGATCGCATCTCCCTGGACAAACTGCGGTAGCGACTCGTCAATCCGGCATTCCAAACGAACAGCACGGTGCTCGCCGGTCAGTCTGTACATGTCGCATATCTGCTGTAATGAATCCCGAAGACTGAACGGGCTGTACTGAATGATCAGCTTCCCCGCCTCCACTCTGGACAGATCGAGGATATCGGCGAGCAGATTGGCCAGACGTTCGGAGGAGCGAACAGCAGCGTCCACATACTCATGCTGCTCGCTGTTCAGTCCAGTTGTCTCCATGAGTTGAAGCATGCCGAGAATACCATTGAGCGGCGTCCTGATTTCATGGCTCATATTCGTCAGGAACTCACTCTTGGACCGGCTGAAACGCTCTGCCTGATCCTTGGCCTTGCGTAGCTCGTCCTGCGCAGCCTTTCGTTCGGAAGCATCCCAAAGCGTAGCAATGACTTCTGTGGGGGAGACACCATCTTCAACAGGGTTAAACTGTACGTTCAGGTACGTCTTTTTCCCGCCGCTCACAGATACATAGTAATCTTCAAAGGAGGTACTTTCACCTGCCAACGCCCTTTTCAGCACGGCCCGCATTGCCGGGGTACTGTGCTTTGCGGAGTTGAACCCGATAAGTTGTTCTACCGGCGCCCCCATGAGTTCAGCAAAGTGCTCGTTGCAATCCAGTATGACGCCTTCCTTGCTGAATCGGATCATACCCATCGGAGATTTCTCGAAAATCACGCGATGCCGCTGTTCACTATCCCGCAACTTCGATTCGGCAATATGTCGCTCGGTGTTGTCCACGCCGATTTCCCAGGAGGTCCAACCGGGGACGGCCACGTACTGGGTAGCATCGATCCATTGAATGAGTCGCTTGCCGCCATTTTTGGTCCTGACCGGCAACTCCAAATCACCGTAGCTCATTTCTCCGAGGTGAATCCGACGGACACGATCCTGCAAATCCGGCTCCGGGTACAAGCAGTTCAGGAAATCCGGGTTGCCGATGATATCTTCATTCGTCCATCCCAAAACACGTTCGCATGTTGCATTCCAGTAGATAATCAGCCCGGACTCATCGTGGGCATGGATAAGAACAGGCATATTTTCGGCCATGAGCCGGAACCTTTGCTCCGTTTTATGGAGGTTGCGCTCCGCAGCACGCCGGGCCCCACGCATGACCAGAAGATAGATGATCGCAATCGTCTGCAAAACCACAGCCACAAGGCCCACCCAGAATACGAGCGTGTACCGCTCATAAAGCGTGTCAGGTTTTCCGACAACAATAGCATTTTCAGGAATATTGGATTCGGAGAGCCCATACCGGGAAAAAGCACTGTAATTAATCATCGTACGGTTGGGGCTGTCGGTCTTAACAGGGATTTCCGAGATTTTCTCGCCAACCAGCAACCGCATTCCGACCTGAGCGGCCTCCTGTCCCTGCAACATTCCATTCACAACACTACCGCCAAGCACACCGTAGTCCATGTAGTGTTTCCATAATCCAAAGACCGGACGACTGGAGGCCTGAACTATTTGTGTTATATAATCCGCTTCATTGTAGTACGACCTGACCTCATCCTTATGGAAGTTCATCACCAATACAGCGGTGTCGGCAGAAAGATCGAGCAACTCCTCTTTAAGCTCCTCCATGGACAAGTCACCACCTGAGATGGTCGTGAATAGTATTTCTCCCTCAAACAAGGGAATAGCTGCAGCCAACAGTTTCTGGTTGGCTTTCCCAGTTGGTGTTTCATCGGTGATAACCACTACCTCGCTTAGCCTGGGAATGAGCTTCCGGGCCAAACGAATCGTTCCAGGTATATCGACGGCCTCCACAACTCCAGTTACCCAGGGAAGCCCATCAATCATGTCAGGAGAAAACTGATTCACCCCGCAAAAAACAGTCGGGGTCCTTCCGAACAGGTCCACGTTCTCCTTATAAAAGGAAAGCGCGTTATCGTCGGACAGCACGATCAGATTGAAAGCGATGTTGCGATACTTGGATTGAATTGTATTTCGGAGGAATTCGTATGATCTTTCAATGGTGTGCCGTTTGGAGTCCATGTATTCGACATGTGTCTCCACCGTGCCGCCCAAAGGCCCGAAGATGGAATCCACTCCCTTCATGATGGAGTCCGTCCATTCAAACCCTTCATGGTACGAGTGGATTATCAAGACATTTTGTGAGGCAGAAGCAGGCAAACCAATGAGCCATACCCACACTACAATCAGTATGGAAAGGATCCACCGTAAGAGTTTGTCACTATTTCTCATTTCATGTGCCTGCCTATTTCACGATTTAAGCTCAACACTACCAATTATCCGATGCATGAACAATGATAATGCTGTTC from Pseudodesulfovibrio profundus encodes the following:
- a CDS encoding ABC transporter substrate binding protein, with the protein product MKGVDSIFGPLGGTVETHVEYMDSKRHTIERSYEFLRNTIQSKYRNIAFNLIVLSDDNALSFYKENVDLFGRTPTVFCGVNQFSPDMIDGLPWVTGVVEAVDIPGTIRLARKLIPRLSEVVVITDETPTGKANQKLLAAAIPLFEGEILFTTISGGDLSMEELKEELLDLSADTAVLVMNFHKDEVRSYYNEADYITQIVQASSRPVFGLWKHYMDYGVLGGSVVNGMLQGQEAAQVGMRLLVGEKISEIPVKTDSPNRTMINYSAFSRYGLSESNIPENAIVVGKPDTLYERYTLVFWVGLVAVVLQTIAIIYLLVMRGARRAAERNLHKTEQRFRLMAENMPVLIHAHDESGLIIYWNATCERVLGWTNEDIIGNPDFLNCLYPEPDLQDRVRRIHLGEMSYGDLELPVRTKNGGKRLIQWIDATQYVAVPGWTSWEIGVDNTERHIAESKLRDSEQRHRVIFEKSPMGMIRFSKEGVILDCNEHFAELMGAPVEQLIGFNSAKHSTPAMRAVLKRALAGESTSFEDYYVSVSGGKKTYLNVQFNPVEDGVSPTEVIATLWDASERKAAQDELRKAKDQAERFSRSKSEFLTNMSHEIRTPLNGILGMLQLMETTGLNSEQHEYVDAAVRSSERLANLLADILDLSRVEAGKLIIQYSPFSLRDSLQQICDMYRLTGEHRAVRLECRIDESLPQFVQGDAIRLQQVLTNLVGNAYKFTEKGSISLEAYVQGRMDYGECRVLFTVADTGIGIPDDKIESLFESFTQVSEGYTRSYQGAGLGLAICKRLVELMNGTLAIDSELGVGTTLYVSLPFAVAEQEVTVSDTESARGQGSQLSGLRILLAEDERVNSTVTNRLLEKSGHHVEVVENGRQAIAALQEDAFDVVLMDIQMPVMDGVEATKAIRGGQAGDRAKDIPIVAVTAYAMVGDREKFMAEGMDGYVVKPIEMDKMQATLGLILGAK